AACTCTGGCCACGCCTTTTTCTTTGGGGCGCCAGGGGAGGATAGCAAAAGTGGTTGGGTCCGGGATAGCCACCATGTCACTCTCATCAATGCGTACAAATCCTTCGATGGAAGACCCATCGAAGCCGATCCCTTCAGCAAAGGCCTTCTCGATTTGTTCCTTGGGGACCGAAAAACTCTTGAGGAAACCGAGTATGTCGGTAAACCAGAGTTTTATGAACTTTACGTCATTCTCTTCAATCATTTTCATTACTTTTCCGTAATCGCTTTTAGCCATTATCCTCCTCCTGTATTTTTATTTAAGAACAAAATCTCATGGTGAAGAACCCACTTAGGGCAAGTAACATTAAGGTTGATCTATTCTCCTTTTTAGCCAGTGACCACCCGGGTTCTGATGCATAATTCCTTCATTTTTTTCCTTAACGTGTTCCTGTTAATCCCTAACCTTTTCGCCGCCCGAACCTGGTTCCCTTTTTCTTCCTCCAAAACAAGGCCTATTAAGGCCTTCTCCACTTTTCCGATTATGTGTTCATGGATGCTTCCATTGCTTTCTGCCCCCAGCTGCTCTCTTAAATATCCGCGCACGATTTCTTCGAAAACCAAAGATGGAGGTCCCTCCCCGCTTCGGTCTCCCCCATATCTCTCTTTCCCTAAGTTCAATGCCCTCAGATTTTTTAGATTGTCCTGGGGGAAAATCTTTTCGAGCATGCTGCGGACATTGCGATCATCCTCGATCAGCAAAATTGCTCCCATCTTGCCCACTCCGGTTATTTTTTTATTATTCTTTTAAGCAATACCGATACCAACTGAACTATTACTTTTATTTTTAAAAAATGTATAATTTTAATTAGTTATAAGTGCATGGGGGAACTTAAAAAAATGGAAAAAGAGTTATTTCTTTTCGATCTTTGCTAATATTTTGAGCAGGTCTAATTATTATTGAGAAAATTATTCTAAAACTTAAGTATATCAGGAAGGTTAGCATTATGAATAGAAAATGGGCATGGTGCTTAAAATTCGTCAGTCAGCCGGATAGTATCTTTTACCACTTTTCCAGCTCCTCGGCGAGTTCCTGTTTCAGTTTCAGGATTACCTCTTCATCAGTCAATTTAGCCCCGCTTAAATCTTGAATATAAAAAACATCTACAACCTGGTCCACTTTAGTCGCAATTCTGGCACTCCAGATATTGAGGCCCAATTCGAAAATTTTCTGGGATATCCGATATAGGAGTCCAGGGCGGTCGTGGGTGTAAATTTCAATGACGGTATAAAAATCAGAAGTTGTGTTATCAACTTCAACCTTGGTGGCCTGCCAGGAAGGGGGATAGTTCTGAAAAAGAGGAAGAACCATTGCCGCCACCAGTGAACTCACCTTGACATTTCCTTTAAGAACGTTTTTAAAATCTTCCTGGAGTTTCGTCCATCTGCGGGTTTGGGAAAGTCCTTCGTCGATCAAATTATGAACACGGAATCGGTCTACGGCAATGCCATTTTCCCAGGTGCTAATCTGGGCCGAGAGAATGTTCAAAAAATTAGCGGTCAAAACTCCAGAGATCTTGGAGAAGAGGCCGGGTTCGTCCCGGGCCACCACGGTCACTTCCTCACATCCTTCTTCCGGCTTCTCCTCACCTTCCAAAACCACTATTTGGTCAGTTAATTTTTCAGCCATGAGAATCTGCTGGGCAATGGACCACCCTTCTTGAACCGCATAATGCCTGGACGGGATGTTAACGAGATATTCCGACACCTTCGGAGGGGGAACCTGCCCGGCAAGGAGGTCCATCACCTCCCTCTGAATTTTAATCAACCGATCCTGGTCTTCCTGGCCGAGACCTTCTCCTTTTTCCAAAAGGTGCAGGGCCTTGAGAAAAAGTTCCCGCATCAGGGTGTCTTTCCAAGCTGTCCATGACGAGGGGCCGACCGCCCGGAGGTCCGCAAAACCTAATAAATAGAGCATCCGCAGTCTTTCCCCGTCCCCTACGGTTTGGGCGAACCGAAAGATGAGGTTCTCGTCGTTTAAATCCCTCCGTTGGGCAATTTCAGTAAAGATCAAATGTTCTCGCACCAAGAACCGGAGAGTCTCGATCCTGGCGATTGAAAGTTGCAGCCTTTCTCCGATAGCAGCGGCAATTTTTTCTCCGCGTTGGGCATGGGAAGATCCTTCGGCTTTTCCCAGGTCGTGGAGTAGGGCCGCCAACTTTAATAGGCCGGGGTCTTTGATTTCCTTAATCAGCTCGCCGAACAACGGCCAGGGGTTTGTCTCCTGTTTCTTTCCCAGATTTTCTAACTCGCGCACGGCGTAAAGAGAATGAACATCTACGGGATAAATATGGTAGCGGTCATATTGTACATGGCAGTAGACTTGGTCAAACTCAGG
This is a stretch of genomic DNA from Deltaproteobacteria bacterium. It encodes these proteins:
- the glnD gene encoding [protein-PII] uridylyltransferase; this translates as MIAEKERITLVRPEESLEDIERFFQKGREWLKKRHKEGILATEFGQSHSNLMDSVIRRLFRRAVDSRGLRGSGLGFSLLAMGGYGREELCPFSDIDLLLLHLPGKGKDLEEWVRAVLHPLWDWGLTVGYTIQTPKESLRAAQKDLDLFFSFLDARWVAGEKQTFLRWQEAFSRFLPAGKDTEVILQIRRRSEVRHKHYGDSVFVLEPDVKEGKGGLRDYHSAYWATKVKYHIRAAGELAEHTLLSKKEWQTYSRAVEFLWRVRNQLHYLHGRKEDRLSFEDQEALAGALGYRAENSLMATESFLKEYFTHALRVFHFSWNLLEKCLNEQAAFPVNWGRGTPTEVVAGFFLYHGKLVMADPDRFDRNPLHLWKAFEAIHRHGMEMEARLKENITEHLDSVGERFRCAEESVKSFLSFFEQPGYLYQVLEIMLETGFLRKFLPEFDQVYCHVQYDRYHIYPVDVHSLYAVRELENLGKKQETNPWPLFGELIKEIKDPGLLKLAALLHDLGKAEGSSHAQRGEKIAAAIGERLQLSIARIETLRFLVREHLIFTEIAQRRDLNDENLIFRFAQTVGDGERLRMLYLLGFADLRAVGPSSWTAWKDTLMRELFLKALHLLEKGEGLGQEDQDRLIKIQREVMDLLAGQVPPPKVSEYLVNIPSRHYAVQEGWSIAQQILMAEKLTDQIVVLEGEEKPEEGCEEVTVVARDEPGLFSKISGVLTANFLNILSAQISTWENGIAVDRFRVHNLIDEGLSQTRRWTKLQEDFKNVLKGNVKVSSLVAAMVLPLFQNYPPSWQATKVEVDNTTSDFYTVIEIYTHDRPGLLYRISQKIFELGLNIWSARIATKVDQVVDVFYIQDLSGAKLTDEEVILKLKQELAEELEKW
- a CDS encoding helix-turn-helix domain-containing protein — its product is MGAILLIEDDRNVRSMLEKIFPQDNLKNLRALNLGKERYGGDRSGEGPPSLVFEEIVRGYLREQLGAESNGSIHEHIIGKVEKALIGLVLEEEKGNQVRAAKRLGINRNTLRKKMKELCIRTRVVTG